GCACGTGTGTTCTACTGATATTGCGTGTGTGCGCATGTGCGCATGTGCGTATGTGCTGCTGCGTGCCTGCGTgtttgtgtgtgcgtgcgtgcgtgtgtgctgcTGCACATGTTGCTCGGTGTGTGTTGTTGCGTGACTGCGTgtttgtgtgtgcgtgcgtgcagcTATGTGTGTGTTGATGCGTGGGTGTATTGTGCTGCATGCATGTGTGTTGCGTTCTTGTGTATGTGCTGCCGCTGCGTGTGTATGTGATGCCGCTGCGTGTGTGTGCTACTACTCCCATACTGATGTTATGTGTGAGCTACTGTCTCGCACGCGATATCACATTAGGGGCAAAAGGGTCTTCTCAAGTGTCATTTAGTTTTAAAATGAACGGAAGTCATAAAGGGCATAAATTTTAGACTTGTTGTTAGATAGGAAAAAAAAAGTTTTTCAGTGTTAAATAAGGAAACGAAATTTAAGATAGTGTTATATAAGAAATTGTTTCTTTCACTTTTGACTGGACAAGCAACTAAGAATTTGCTCCTTACATAGCCACTGGGGTGATACGCTCCGTCGGGCGCGTCGATGCAAATGGGAGCGTAGATGTTGTCCGCATCAATCTGGCCGGCGTCGAACGCGTCCCAGGCGCCGCTGCATGACCTGCGAAGTCACAGTGCTCGGTGACGTTGGCGTAGACCTCGTCCGACATCACCCCGTGGGTCCAGAAGACGTCGATCATCCCCTGATTGTTCCTCTTGTCGTTGAGATAAGGGTTGCCAACCTTGGCAAAAACAACAAATTCAACCTCTGAACGAAAAGAATTCACAAATTGAACTGTTTCTGAAAAAAATTCACTCCGCTGACCCTTTCGTGTAGTGCCCGACAGATAGGCGCCACACTGCACTATGTAGCTCTTGGCTGACAAGCATTACACTTCTAGCCAGCCTGGCACCCCGGGACCAAGCCAGGCCTCATTTCTAATTGTGCAGCGCCTAACAAAAAAATGCTACACTGCAATGTGCAACGCCTAACTCAAAGACGCTACATATAGACTAAGTAACACAGTGGATAGGAAGTTTTGAATACACTTAACAGTGCAACACCTACGATAAAGGCGCTGCACTATGAGGTTAATTAGCGCTGCTGCACGAGCGTAGTAGCTCAGATGCACGAAGGGGACAAGGAGGAAGGCGAGTTGGTACGGGACGTGGCCGAGGATAGAGCTGGTCCATTATACTCCATAGGTCCATGGTATGCTAGTCCAGTGTATGATTGTTCCGATCCGGCCGTGGTAGACTGGCAGACTCCCAACCCAACCCCAAGCTCGATATgaataaggccaactccaacacatACCCATCTGGTCCGGTCCGCGTGTGTTCATTTTGGGTCATTCGGACAGACGACACAGCCAACGCGCGACCGCATCCGTAAAATCTGTATGTTTCGTGTCCGGCCCGTCCCATCCTCGACGAAAATTTGAGCGGCCTTTGCGGTCAAACGGACGCCCACGCATCCTCGCGCCGTCCGTTTCAGGCCCGCGTGTCAGCCATCCAACTACCTCCCACCGAGGCAGGCTCGTCGTCCGCATCATCTAGAAGCGCGATCATCCACTCCACCTCGCCGGGCGCATTCTCCATCTCCCCTCTGGTGCCCTTCCAGCCGTACGTCAGGGTGGATGACATGCGCCGACAAACCTACTTTTGCCGGTCGTGCTTGTAGGGCGCGCGTTGCGGTGTCTACGTGCTATAGCTGGACGTCAAGCAGGAGGTGAAggagaaggccatggaggaggaccgGCCGCCCACCCCGGTATGGAACGAGGCGCTGCATGGGTAATCGAGGACATGGACGCGGCCACGATGCCATGCAGCCCACTGTCGATGCCGCCACCAGCACCGCAGGTGGTGAGGGCGCTGTGGTCACCAGCACCAATGTCTCTACCACCGCCGCCTGCGCAGTATGCCAGTCCATTTTGGTTTTTTAAGTTGCAATGCCTTTTTTTGAATTTCTTTAGTCTGTTGGCCATGTTTAGAGTTGGCCTAACGATACAAGCACGCATCACATGGCCATGTTTATTAGAGTCTGTTGGTTTCTTACGTTAACAATCTTTGCTAGTGAGAACCAATCTATGGTTGAGAtgattaggtggacagtggtatccccaacccatcagggttcaaatcctggtgctcgcattatttctggatttattttaggatttccggcgatgcacttTCAATGGGAGgaaacgttcccgtcgacgacgaggcgcctacggcgacttcgtaaatttcaagatgatatgtcagctcagtctctcgaagatgctcatagggatagggtgtgcgtgtgtgcgttcataggggtgagtgtatgcgcgtgtatatgaacgCGTGTGTCTGTACTAATGCTAAAAAAAAATCTTTGCTAGTAGCACCTCGCATAAAAAGAAAAGATTTTCTCCACTCCGGGTAGCAAGGTCTCCAGCTCGGGCCGGACGGATTCGATGGTTCATCGGTCTCGCATGATCGCCACGAGTCGTTGACCGGTCCGCCCTGCCGGCGCGGGCAGCTGTGTGGTCACGCACGCCCTATTTCATTATCGCGTTCGAGTACGTACGTACAGCGTGAACATGCCTAGCTCATAGTGCAGCGCCTTCGTCATAACAGTGCAGCGCCGGTCTCTTAGGCGCTGCACTATAAAAAACTTTCTATCCACTGTATTACTAAGTTCATGTATAGCGCCTATTGTGTTAGGCGTTGCACAATCAGGGATAGGCCTGGCCTGAATCCGGGATACCACGCTGGCCAGAAGTGTAGCGCCTGTCAGGTGCTGCATAGTGCAGTGTGGTGTCTGGTTGTcaggcgctacacaaaagggtaaGTGGAGTGAAATTTTTTCAAAGACTGTTCAATTTATGAATTTTTTTCGTTCACGGGTCAAATTTGTCGTTTTTGCCGCCAACCTTCGACAGAAAAGAGTCCATTTAATATTCAGAAGATTTTTTGTCATCCGCCATGTTTCATATGACTATAGCTGGTAGTAAATTTGACCTACCAAGATGCCCTGAAGGTTTATGATGCTTCTGTTGTTGCATGTGTTGTGGAGTAGGATGGTAACGACGAGCTGTGGCGCGTAGTGGCCGGTGTAGCTCTCGTCGGAGATGTAGAAGGCGCGGTCCTTGTACTCCGGGAACCTCTCCAGCCATCTCACCAGGAAGACGTACGCGTCGGCGGCGGTTCGCTGGTCGCCACTGAGGTCGTAGTCCGCAGACGTGTTGGAGTAAGAGAATCCCACACCGGCTGGCGACTCCAGGAAGATCATGTTAGCCACTGCAATTATTTTTCACGAGCAAATTAGGGATTTCTTCTGTAAGCAGGCCCAAAGGGGAAGGATTAACGGGTAGAAGAAGCCATGGTTGGAACTTGGACTTGGTTATGGCTTCGTGCATCTTAGTTACGGAGAGGCCGGATGTAATGctttaaaccttttaagtaataaaacATCCTTTATTGAAAAAAAATTGGTTTACGTACCGCTGTTCCAGGCGTGCATGTTTCTGCTGAGCGTCCTGTTGTCTTCGGTTACACGGAACGGGCCCAGCTCCTGCATTGCTCCGTACCCCAGCGACGAGCACCCTGGCCCTGTGTGGACAAGTGTCAGTGTCACCATTGTCATGGAGAAATTTATACAAAGATATATGTCTAGTTACCGATTTATATAGCTCTAACCTCCATTGAGCCATAGCAGGAGTGGCTTCTCTGAAGCTGACTCCACGAGGTAGTAGAAGAGGGCGCGGCCGTTCTCCTCGTCGACGATCACGTACCCACCGTATTGGTCGAAGTCGACGCCCTCCGGCTGCCCCGGCAACGCTTGATCTTGTCGGACGCCTTCAGAGAGATGTACTAGTATATATTCACTTTATCTGTAattttaaagtataaacaaaagtacaaaaataaaagtaaaaagaaaacagaaaacgtaAGATTTATTTTTTGGAGAGAAACCACACCCGACCTTTTATTAATTGATTTGAAGATGTACATAATTAGGAGGTTCCAAAAACCACACATAACGGCCTGGCACCAATTCAAGAGATGTTCTGGAGTAGCTATATTGTGTGCATCGAAATTTGCTTCACGTCTTTCATATCTAAAAGATACCTCCCCAGCCGTCATCTTCATTCGTCGTATTTCTTCTATTACCATTGAGCTCATGCCTCGGCTTCCTTCTTCGACGCTGCGTACCACATTTGCACAGTCTGACGCAACAACAGCCGCTCTTAAATTCAAGTCTTGCCGTAGTACGAGAGCTTCACGACAAGCCATGGCTTCAACGTATTCAGGATCAAGAACTCCATCATTAACCATCACCGAAGCTCCCATAAACAATCCCTCTTCCGATCTACTCCCTCCGcttcaaaatagatgacttaacTTTATACTAATTTTAGTAGTACAaagtactaaagttagtataaagttgggtcatttattttggaacggaggaagtataaatAGCAGCAGCTGCACTTGGTTTATTTTCTTTTGAAATTGCACCATCACAGAAAACGTAAGAAAAACATGACAAAGAGGCTGTGCCTCCTGAGcttgtgggccggcccagctctcTCGCCCTTCAGCTTGTTCCGAGGCCCGCAGCAAATAGGATTCGCCAGTATTGTGCTCGGCAATAAGAAGTCAATTCTGAGACGCAGCTGGACCGGGCCTGGCCAAGGTAGAATCTGCTCCGGAAAGGTTTGTAGTCCAGTCGATGGCGGATTAGGGTTCACCTCTGCCTTTATATAGATCGAGACGACACCGCCGCCGGCACATCTCATCCCCAATCCCCAATCACAACAATTGTTCGGCGGCGAGGGAACCGGCGATGGATAGTAAGGAGCACTTTTCCACCACCAAGAGACCTTTGTCGTTGAGGCAGTGCACCAACAAGCATCACATGCTGGtagaggaggcggtgacggcgAAAAGGGGGCTTTTTTGTTGACGCCGTGCGCCGCCGCCAAACATAAACATATGGCGATggaggcggcgacgacgggcgaAAACGGCGTTTTTGCGCTGAGGCCATGCTCCACCACCAAACCTAGTCCGGTGGAGGACGCAGCGACCGTCGAGAAGGGCACTTTTTCGCTCACCACCAACGCGCCGGAGGATGCGGTGACCGGCGAGGATGGTCCGTTGAGGGCATGCCCTCTCAAAAGGAAGTCGGCCGGGGCATGCGAGGCGTTGAACATGTTCCCGGCGCATGCGGGGGCGTCGGACATCTTCCTGGGGCTGCCGAGGGCGGCCGATTGGGCGGGCCTACTCACCCTGGACCTCATCCCGGAAGACGGCGAAGCTCTAAGGAAAAGAATCAAGGAGACGCTGCTAACCTTCCTTGAGTCGAAAGCGTTGACATCAAAGCAATTGGAGGAGGCGATCGACAGGATCGTGGAAGAGTCAAAGCCCGAGGCTGCGTCTGTCGCCGCCCCAGGCATGGTTCGGCTGAAAGATGATGACATCCGCTTATTTTTGTCTTGCCCAATGATCCCCACCGTTGACAAGATCCTTGGCATTGAAGCCGGCGGGATCttcccggtggggtggatggaTGAAAGAAAGAAGTTTCTTGACGAGATTTGTCAGGTCAAGAACAAGAAGCTCAGCTTTGAAGTCGGGATGGAGGACAAGGTCCGTGTTGATTTGCTCACCAGGGGCTATGTTGAGGTACAGAAAGAGTATGTGGGGATGGGTTCTGATGACGAGGAATCTGAAGATGATGAATGTTCTTGCCCCTACAGTCCCTATGATGAGAAGAACCCCGGAGGTGTAGTGCTGTTGATCTGAGATTGAAGCATCCAAATTTTCTATATGAGTTTATTGAACTATATCCATGTCACTGCTACTTGTTTATCTATGTATATGTAGGCCATGTTTACCATGACCCACCCTCTTTGTATGCTGCAATAATGGTGTTAGCCTTTATTTGGATGACTTTTGATTTCACTGTCCTTGTTTATTTGCTTCATATCCCCTCCAAAGTCACCGTGGGATCTCAGCATGCCAGATTTTCACTCAAACCTATTTATTTCAAACATCATTTGGGGTTGCGGACTGCTTTTACCCTGAGTTGTGCTTCTCCCTCCCGTTGCTGCTAGTTAGTGGAGTGGGCTCTGCGTTTTTGTGAACGTGGAAAAAAATCGGTCGGTCACCTGGCCTGACATGGAGAGTTGTGCCCGCAGTTTAGATGCGGCCGGGCCGGCTCAGATGTGTTGTGATCGTCAGTTAACATCCTGCGGGAGTTTTTTTTATTAGGGGAACTTGCCGCTTTTATTCAAACCAAGTCTGGAATCTCATCCGAAATTACATCTAAAATAAAGTCTGGTGGTGATCCCACCCAAACGTCACACCTCTCTTCTCCTACACCTACTTTAGCTAATTTATGCGCGGCAATATTCCCAGAACGCCTAATCCACTCAACTCTAAACTCGGCGAACGAGTTGAGCATCTCTTTGATCTCCTGTATCCAAGGCCCTACTGCAGAAAGGTTCCTTGTTTGCTGATTGAGCATGTGCACCACCGTGTTATTGTCCAGCTCCACATGTACTTTCGTAGCATGTGTTGCGATTGCCAACTGAACCGCTCTCCGGCAAGCAAGAACCTCCACAGCTTCTGGATCAACGTTGTGTGGGAAGAACTGACAGGCTGCTCCCAGAAAAGCTCCGTGATGGTTCCTCAACACTGCCCCTCCACCACCTTTCTCTCCAAAGCGTGAAACTGCTCCATCAGAGTTAATTTTGACCAGTGTTCAGGAAAGCGTTTTTAAGCGATGCTTAAGCGCGATTAAGCGCTGAGCGATGGCAAAGCGCTTCGCTTTTGCCCTAAGCGGTAGATTAAGCGTTTTTTATttaaatttgaccaaaatttgGCAATTTTTGTACTACTTCTGCTGGTCTGCTTGTGCAATAATGGCAATATGCTATTTATCTTATTACTAGGCTATGTTCAAGAACTATTTCCTTCATATTTTGGCAAAATTCTGTCCACATGATATCTGTTAGGTTACGTCTATTTGAACTGAACTGcattttagttgttattttgcttgctATGCGAACCTGATATGTATTTGCTGTTGTGTGAACTGTATTCCAGATGCTACTTCAATTACCCATGTGCCATGCTTCCTATTTTCATGTGTATATCATTCAAAATCTGTCAAATTCTAGCCAATTTCAAAAAACGCTTAAGTGTGATTAAGTTGCGCTTAAGCGCTCATTGCTCTAAGCTGTGGCCTTCCACTTCGCTTACGCTTTCCGCTTTCTTGAACATTGCACAGACTGCAAACCAAAATATTTCTTACAGGACCGATTCAAACGGAGCACCTTTGTACGCAATTTAGAATCCAACCGTGTTGAAGAAAGTAAACATACTGTAAACAACTACGACAGAGCTTAGCAACATTGTATGAAGTTCATACTACATTCATTAGCCTTTAGAATTGCTAAAAAAAAGCAAATCTGCATACTGCAGACAAGTAGCATCTTAATTTTGAAGTCAAAGCAGAAGAATATACGAATGAGCATACAATCAAATATTGCTAGAGTTAATAAGAGTAAATAAGATATGTGACTGCACATATACATAGAAAGAGAACATACATGCGCCGGTCAATTGAATCGTCACCGAGTGTGGCATAAAACTTGTCAACTCTTTCACGGACTTTCACCCCGAGCACAACCAGCTCGCCGGGAATGGTGGTATACCTGAAAAGCTCCTGTGACAAACAAAAGAAGCATCGCCTTAGATACTTTCTCTATCCAGTTATTACTTCATATTACACCAGATCTCTCTCTGGAGATCTGGTCAGAATGTCCtagctattactccctccgtaaagaaatataagagcgtttagatcactaaaatagtgatttaaacactcttatatttgtttacagagggagtacttcataCAAATGACAGCTCACGAACGCTCCAGTAGCGCTCAGTTAACTCTACTCTCAGCATGGCAACTTACATCCCTGTGAACCCTTGGGTTGTCCAAGAACTCATTTATCCTTCGTAGGTCAGCAAGCGCCCTGGAGAGCTTCTCCGGGAGGGGGCAATGGTTGGGGTTACCTGCTTCCCACAGAGCCTACAAAATTGCCGAACAGCAGCACATCACAGTGGGATCAGTTTGCAACCACAGATACTCAGAAACACGGATCAGTGTTTCTCTTTCTTATTCCAATTGGGAAATCATATTACACAACTAACAAATTAGACGAACAAGACATGTAGATAGCTAGGAACCAAGAGAGAACGGGTTAATGGCTAACATACCACTTCAAACCAATTATATGGAAATTCAGGAATGAGGTACTGGGAGTGCAAATGGCACTCGGGGCATAAAAACTTCATAGTTAATAGAGTAAACAGGGGATCAGGGATACTAAGAATCAAGTGATCATTACAAATGCAATCATATGAAGAATAATGGCATCAAAGCTCCATAAATCAGCGGAAACTTAAACAAACTTGTCAGGATCTAGAAGGAGATCCACTGGATTTATTTAACACTAAAACATCACCAATTGAGAGGGAAATTTGGGGATTGGTCTAGGGTTTGTATTGCTGGATGAAGGGGAAAGTAGTGCGGCACGCCACAGGCGGCTTTAGGGTTCATCCCAATTACAATGGAGATGGATCCGATGCGGTGAACCTTTATACTTGGTGGTGAGCTGTCAGATGGATGATCAACGGCTCTTGTATCTTCAGGCAATTGGAAACAGGGGATAACTCTGTGCATCTTCAGGCTCTTATAGGTTGCAGCCTGACAAAACTAAACGAAAGATTTCCTATCTGAAAACAACCACCAACTAAACGGAAACCAGGTCCACCTATATACGAACTATAACAAATCCAACCGACAGGTTCCAAATCCAAACATCtcgggagagagagagcacatcaaaccCTACTAGAGGGGCTTTCTATCAGATcgatccataacaagtagacttcCATGGCCAGATCAAAGCACGACACCGAAACAAGGGTTTCCTAGCCAGATCCGTCCGCGAACTTCGACCTAGAAGTTGGTGAGAAATACCTTCTCTACAGCCGCAGTGgcgtcggcgagggcggcggcgagggcggcggcgagggcgggacCGAGCTCGGCTCCGCGGCGATGGGAAACCCATGTCTACCTCTCGCGGCAGCCATCTGAGAAAGAAAAAGGGACTAGATATTGGGAAGTGTTTGGGCCCGGTGCGCCGGCAGGAGCGCTCGGCCGGTCGCTTCCCTTTTTCACGCGCGGGACACGCTGGCAGGCGCGCGCTTAATTAACCCAAACGTTTttcacttttattttcttttttctttgcttcttcttccttctgccaGCCGTCTGACCCCATCTCGTCTCCCCCATTGTAGCGCGTGGAGCAGCTCGCCGTCGGCCATGGATATAGATTGCAGCTCCGCTCGCCTTCCCAcctcctttttcttccttctccctctcttcccttttcctccccctctcttccctttttGTTGCAACCGGCGACAGGCAAAACGCCGGGAGGACCGAGGTGCCCGTGCTACAACCATGGCCACGGGGAGGAGCTGCAACCGCGGTACTGGGAGAGTTGCAAACGGTGTTTTCCCGTGCTACAACCATGGACACAAAAAGCTACATCCAGTggataaaaaagcttcaaccagacaacaaaatacaagaaaagttacaaccgtttgacaaaaagcttcaacctgcagatgaaaaagcttcaaccagagatTGAGAAATCTTCCTCGACGACGGCCATGGCGTCTCTCTGTGATTTTTGCTGCAACCGAACGATAGAGGAAGATTTCACCCAGGCGCTGCTCAAAACGAAAAAAGTTTCAACCGTGTCATTTTTTTGCTACTACCGTCAGtgtgttttgctacatccattcatgaAGCTGTGGTGCTTTTTTACGACTGAGATGTGAccggcgacgacgacgaagacgacattTTTGTTGCAACAACCTTGTTTTTTGCTACTACTGGAGACttgtttttgctacatccattcaccAGGCCATGGTGCTTCAAGCGCGGCGACGAGTTCCGACGGCGTTTTTGCTACAACCGTCTTTAAATTTTGCTACGTCCATTCACGGATTAGCTGCAACCGCGGCGAGTGTTGCATGCGTcaatggccggcggcggcggagttgCGACGGCTTTATCGCCCAATTGCGGCCGACGGCATGGCGGTGTTGCATGGCCACCAAGCTACATCCGTCGCCGGGCGGAGCTGCAACCCAGAGCAGCTGTTGCATGGGTAGAGCAAGGGAaaagggcggcggccggcggcgaggacggccggcgagggtgccgaccggcgacgaggacggccggcAAGGGCACCGACCGGCGACGAGGGCGCTGCGGTGCTGCTTCAAGCTCGGGCAGGGTGTCTGGCGGCGCTCGGGGCGTTCAGTTTTTCAGAAGAAAACGACTCGCAAGAAGGACGAAGCACTGGGACAGATCTGATGGCTTTAAGCGCCTGCATCGGACGGCTGAAGCTGGaccggcccaactgttgggccggcgcgccggcgcctagcGTCCCCCCTAGATATTAGCATGACACCGAGATAGAAATAGGAAGAGAATGTTTCCACGCGGAGGATAGTTAAGGAGAACACGGCGAACCGGAGGCGGTGGGCGGAGGGCGATGCGTGGGACGGCGGGAGGCCGGTCACGGAGGCGGAGGGCAGGCGGAGGGCCAGGGCGGAGTCGGAGGCGGAGCGCGAGACGGAGATGACTTGGGCTGGTTCGGGATTAAGACTAAATAATTCTCTGTGTTGTGGGCCGGAACGGCGTTAACGAGTTGGGCCAGCGGTTTTTCTTCTTTTCGTTTCTGAAAGCGTGTGTGACGCCGCGAGAGTTTTTTTAGACAAACTCGCGAAACTTTATTCAACCGTCACAATGTTTATAGGGACTAACAAAAGATCGCCGGGCTGGCCTAACCAGACATGGCGACCGGTCCCCAACATTAACGCATGTTTCGCGAGATTGTGGGCCTCAAAGTTCGAGGTCCGAAATTCATGGCTAAAAATGCAAGTAGTAAAAAAACTAGCTCTCTCCGTTATTTCATGCACCACTGCTCCGTAAGATGCTGTTGTTCCTTCTCTGATTGCCTCCACCGCTGCCATACAGTCCAAAGTGATGAAAACTTTATGCTCGTAAAGATCCTCAGCAAGCGCCGTTGCTTCGCTGTTAGCGAGTACTTCCAGAACCTCCGGGTCTTCTATGTTTCTGAATATGACTGTCGACGCCCCCAGATATATCCCAGCTATATCGTGACAAACCGCTCTCACAGCACCAAAACCACCTGAACGTGACACGGCAGCATCAACGTTAATTTTAACATGATCCTCCGGTGGAGGCAGCCACTTGACTGGGCGAATAGTTAGTGCAGCCACCGTCCTCTCAACAGGCTTCCGTATTTGCTTCAACTCTGCGATGTAGCTAGTAATGAAACCGTGAGTTGAGAAAGGAGTTTTGTAAATGCCTTCATGGATTATCTTTCTCCTCGCTGCCCAAATAGCCCATAGTGTAACAATCATGGTAGTAAACTCCTCGTGAGGAAGTGATTCACTCATCAGAAACAACCATCTCTTGGCTTGTTCATCTCTATGTAAGCACATATGTTGCATCATGTCTTCATTTGATAGAGCCCACATGCAGCTGGCGTAGTTGCAGTCAATCAGAGAATGGCGCCagactagtagaaaacagggctttggttcgggcctggccagcccattagtcccgcttcagtcatgaaccgggacccatgggggcatacgtcccggttcgtgagcccagggggccggccggggccacgtgggcattggtcccggttcgactggacccatttgtccctgttccaggcacgaaccgggaccaatggtcctcgctcatGGCCCACatacatttgtcccggttcatggcttgaaccgggacagaaggggggctttagtcccggtttcagccacgaaccgggacaaatgagttgcctagcTCCACAGTGCTTAActagcagagcactccacagtgctctattttttctggccggcgtgggaagggcatttgggtgcgctctagctcacctcctatgcacatgaggtgttcgatgaaatgcccgagccacactagttaag
This window of the Triticum aestivum cultivar Chinese Spring chromosome 5D, IWGSC CS RefSeq v2.1, whole genome shotgun sequence genome carries:
- the LOC123121760 gene encoding serine carboxypeptidase 1, with translation MPHSVTIQLTGACVRQDQALPGQPEGVDFDQYGGYVIVDEENGRALFYYLVESASEKPLLLWLNGGPGCSSLGYGAMQELGPFRVTEDNRTLSRNMHAWNSVANMIFLESPAGVGFSYSNTSADYDLSGDQRTAADAYVFLVRWLERFPEYKDRAFYISDESYTGHYAPQLVVTILLHNTCNNRSIINLQGILVGQIYYQL